Proteins encoded within one genomic window of Bacillus sp. 1NLA3E:
- a CDS encoding YckD family protein → MRKYLWSMIVCLLLSSTMFTVAYGENNPGKPAKPAVQLTEQQKTELANLHKDILEKKKEMILKYVEFGVIPEEKGQMIISHFEKHYEMLEQNGFIFRMPPNHHKAQMPNKP, encoded by the coding sequence ATGCGTAAATATTTATGGAGTATGATCGTTTGTTTACTCTTATCTTCGACCATGTTTACGGTTGCCTACGGTGAGAATAATCCGGGAAAGCCAGCTAAACCGGCAGTTCAATTAACGGAGCAACAGAAAACGGAATTAGCCAATCTCCATAAGGATATTCTTGAAAAAAAGAAAGAGATGATCCTGAAGTATGTTGAATTTGGTGTCATTCCAGAGGAAAAAGGGCAAATGATTATTTCCCACTTTGAAAAGCATTATGAAATGCTTGAACAGAACGGTTTTATTTTTAGAATGCCACCTAATCACCATAAAGCCCAAATGCCAAATAAGCCATAA
- a CDS encoding Crp/Fnr family transcriptional regulator, with the protein MDCHCHTKVGCVRNVPIFKGLTDEEMRLVQLAVRNQSYQKGEYIFREGEQSDTLYIVHTGMVKLMKHSDEGKEQIIRFLFEGDFFGQYALLENKQHYAHAAVLEDSTVCLIRRDDFREILERNPNIAMKYMLVLSERLQLADEWIGAISLLEVEKRLAKALLSFYEIANKVEFELPVSKKDLASFIGTTPETLSRKLVHFQSLQLLELNGRKGIHLLSIDELIEIAKY; encoded by the coding sequence TTGGACTGCCATTGCCATACCAAAGTAGGCTGTGTACGAAATGTCCCAATTTTTAAAGGACTAACGGATGAGGAAATGAGGCTTGTCCAGCTGGCGGTAAGAAATCAATCTTATCAAAAAGGCGAATATATTTTCCGGGAGGGAGAACAATCCGACACACTTTATATTGTTCATACCGGAATGGTTAAACTTATGAAGCACTCAGATGAAGGGAAAGAGCAAATTATTCGCTTTTTGTTTGAGGGTGATTTTTTTGGTCAGTACGCTTTATTAGAAAACAAACAACATTATGCCCATGCTGCTGTTCTAGAGGACAGTACAGTTTGTCTCATTCGCAGGGACGATTTTAGGGAAATATTAGAGCGTAATCCTAATATAGCCATGAAATATATGTTGGTCTTAAGTGAGCGGCTACAATTAGCGGATGAATGGATAGGTGCAATTAGCTTATTAGAAGTCGAGAAGCGCTTGGCCAAAGCCCTTTTATCATTTTATGAGATAGCCAATAAAGTGGAGTTTGAATTGCCTGTTTCCAAGAAAGATCTTGCCTCGTTTATTGGTACCACTCCCGAGACCTTAAGCAGGAAGTTAGTTCACTTTCAATCCCTTCAGCTATTGGAACTAAACGGAAGAAAAGGAATCCATCTTTTATCGATAGATGAATTAATAGAAATAGCTAAATATTAA
- a CDS encoding cupin domain-containing protein: protein MEKKSVTTAKEYNQERFSKRIVFNEGGSTVFVLNFLPGQKLPAHKHSGTEVYLLILDGNGTFTINGTETGVTKDDVVHCSGEEEMSFENTGSTPVSLYVMLNKVPDERFVQNI, encoded by the coding sequence ATGGAGAAAAAATCAGTCACAACAGCAAAGGAATATAACCAGGAACGATTTTCAAAAAGAATCGTCTTTAATGAAGGCGGGAGCACAGTCTTTGTTTTAAATTTCTTACCAGGCCAAAAGCTTCCTGCTCATAAGCACTCAGGAACTGAAGTTTATTTACTTATTCTTGACGGAAATGGAACATTCACCATCAATGGTACAGAAACCGGAGTGACAAAGGATGATGTTGTTCACTGCTCAGGTGAAGAAGAGATGTCGTTTGAAAATACAGGTAGTACTCCGGTTAGTCTTTATGTCATGTTAAACAAGGTGCCAGACGAAAGATTCGTACAGAATATTTAA
- the purU gene encoding formyltetrahydrofolate deformylase, protein MNNDIFEKINDFKEKRKNRGRLLINCPDKPGIVATVSKFLFEHDANIIESSQYSTNPVGGNFFIRIEFECPGLAGKKEELRNDFRRIAETFQMDWKLSFVSEIQKIAIFVSRELHCLRELLWDWQSGDLMAEIALVVSNHEDSREIIESLGIPFYYIPASKENRAEAEQKQLQLVKKHEVDAIILARYMQILTPEFVAAHPHRIINIHHSFLPAFVGARPYDRAYQRGVKLIGATSHYVTNDLDEGPIIEQDIMRVDHRDQIEDLKKIGRSIERSVLARAVRWHLEDRVIVHKNKTIVF, encoded by the coding sequence ATGAATAATGATATCTTTGAAAAAATAAACGATTTTAAAGAAAAACGGAAAAATCGTGGTCGACTCCTGATCAATTGCCCGGACAAACCGGGGATCGTTGCAACTGTTTCAAAGTTTTTATTTGAGCATGATGCAAACATTATTGAATCTAGTCAATATTCGACAAATCCAGTTGGCGGGAATTTTTTTATTCGTATTGAGTTTGAATGTCCTGGCTTAGCTGGAAAAAAGGAAGAGCTAAGGAATGATTTCCGTCGAATAGCTGAAACCTTCCAAATGGATTGGAAGCTATCTTTTGTGTCAGAGATCCAAAAAATTGCTATTTTTGTTTCCAGGGAACTACATTGTTTGAGAGAATTATTATGGGATTGGCAAAGCGGCGATTTGATGGCTGAAATTGCTTTAGTGGTTAGTAATCATGAAGATTCCCGGGAAATAATTGAATCATTAGGCATTCCCTTCTACTATATACCCGCTAGTAAAGAAAACCGTGCTGAGGCGGAACAAAAACAATTACAGCTTGTCAAAAAACATGAGGTAGATGCAATTATTTTGGCCCGTTACATGCAAATTCTTACGCCAGAGTTCGTAGCGGCCCACCCACACAGGATTATCAACATACATCATTCATTCTTACCAGCATTTGTAGGGGCGAGACCCTATGATCGTGCCTATCAACGAGGGGTGAAGTTAATTGGTGCCACGTCTCATTACGTCACTAATGATTTGGATGAAGGACCAATTATAGAACAAGATATTATGCGGGTTGATCACCGCGACCAGATAGAGGACTTAAAAAAAATCGGCCGTTCCATTGAACGCAGTGTATTGGCTCGTGCTGTTCGCTGGCACTTAGAAGACCGGGTGATCGTCCATAAAAATAAAACAATTGTGTTTTAA